From a single Nicotiana tabacum cultivar K326 chromosome 8, ASM71507v2, whole genome shotgun sequence genomic region:
- the LOC107800043 gene encoding cell division cycle protein 48 homolog produces the protein MSHQAESSDSKGAKKDFSTAILERKKSPNRLVVDEAVNDDNSVVALNPATMEKLQLFRGDTILIKGKKRKDTVVIALADETCDEPKIRMNKVVRSNLRVRLGDVVSVHQCPDVKYGKRVHILPIDDTIEGLTGDLFDAFLKPYFLEAYRPLRKGDNFLVRGGMRSVEFKVIETDPGEYCVVAPDTEIFCEGEPVKREDEERLDEVGYDDVGGVRKQMAQIRELVELPLRHPQLFKSIGVKPPKGILLYGPPGSGKTLIARAVANETGAFFFCINGPEIMSKLAGESESNLRKAFEEAEKNAPSIIFIDEIDSIAPKREKTHGEVERRIVSQLLTLMDGLKSRAHVIVMGATNRPNSIDPALRRFGRFDREIDIGVPDEVGRLEVLRIHTKNMKLAEEVDLERISKDTHGYVGADLAALCTEAALQCIREKMDVIDLEDDSIDAEILNSMAVTNEHFQTALGTSNPSALRETVVEVPNVSWEDIGGLENVKRELQETVQYPVEHPEKFEKFGMSPSKGVLFYGPPGCGKTLLAKAIANECQANFISVKGPELLTMWFGESEANVREIFDKARQSAPCVLFFDELDSIATQRGSSVGDAGGAADRVLNQLLTEMDGMNAKKTVFIIGATNRPDIIDPALLRPGRLDQLIYIPLPDEDSRHQIFKACLRKSPLSKDVDLRALAKYTQGFSGADITEICQRACKYAIRENIEKDIEKERKRSENPDSMDEDADDEIAEITPSHFEESMKYARRSVSDADIRKYQAFAQTLQQSRGFGTEFRFAEASGGADATDPFATSNAGADDDDLYS, from the exons ATGAGTCACCAGGCCGAGTCATCTGACTC aAAAGgtgcgaagaaggatttctctACGGCGATTTTGGAGCGGAAGAAGTCTCCGAATCGGCTCGTTGTTGACGAGGCGGTCAACGATGATAACTCCGTCGTTGCCCTAAATCCTGCCACCATGGAGAAGCTCCAGCTCTTCCGTGGAGATACAATTCTCATCAAG GGGAAGAAAAGGAAGGATACAGTTGTCATTGCCCTTGCTGACGAAACGTGCGATGAGCCAAAGATTAGGATGAACAAGGTTGTCCGTTCAAATTTGAGGGTTCGGCTTGGAGATGTTGTGTCTGTGCACCAATGTCCAGATGTTAAGTATGGAAAACGTGTGCACATACTTCCCATAGATGATACAATAGAAGGTCTCACCGGGGATTTGTTTGATGCATTCTTGAAAC CTTACTTTTTGGAAGCATATCGTCCTTTGAGGAAAGGGGACAATTTCCTTGTTAGAGGAGGGATGAGAAGTGTGGAATTTAAAGTCATCGAGACTGACCCTGGGGAGTATTGTGTTGTTGCTCCAGACACAGAAATCTTTTGCGAGGGGGAGCCTGTTAAAAGGGAGGATGAAGAGAGACTGGACGAAGTTGGCTATGATGATGTTGGTGGTGTGAGAAAACAGATGGCTCAGATTCGTGAATTGGTGGAATTACCATTGAGGCATCCGCAGCTTTTTAAATCCATTggtgtgaaaccaccaaaggggatTTTACTTTATGGACCCCCTGGATCTGGGAAGACCCTGATAGCCAGAGCTGTGGCTAATGAAACAGGTGCATTTTTCTTTTGCATTAATGGACCGGAAATCATGTCCAAATTGGCTGGAGAGAGTGAAAGCAATCTCAGGAAGGCATTTGAAGAGGCTGAGAAAAATGCTCCATctattatattcattgatgaaaTTGATTCAATTGCTCCCAAGCGAGAGAAGACACATGGTGAAGTTGAGAGAAGGATTGTTTCACAGCTCCTGACACTGATGGATGGATTGAAATCTCGTGCTCATGTCATAGTTATGGGAGCTACCAATCGTCCTAACAGCATTGATCCTGCTCTCAGAAGGTTTGGTAGGTTTGATAGGGAAATTGACATTGGTGTTCCTGATGAAGTTGGACGCCTTGAAGTTCTTCGTATTCATACcaagaatatgaagcttgcagaAGAA GTCGATTTGGAAAGAATATCAAAAGATACACATGGTTATGTCGGTGCAGATCTTGCTGCTCTTTGCACTGAAGCTGCACTTCAGTGTATTAGAGAGAAAATGGATGTCATTGATCTTGAAGATGATTCCATTGATGCTGAAATATTGAATTCAATGGCTGTCACGAATGAGCACTTCCAAACTGCTCTAGGAACAAGCAATCCATCCGCATTGCGTGAAACA GTTGTTGAAGTGCCTAATGTCTCATGGGAAGACATTGGAGGCCTTGAAAATGTCAAAAGAGAGCTTCAAGAG ACTGTTCAATACCCTGTGGAGCATCCTGAGAAGTTCGAGAAGTTTGGTATGTCACCTTCAAAAGGTGTTCTTTTCTATGGTCCTCCAGGATGTGGGAAAACTCTTCTTGCCAAGGCAATTGCAAATGAATGTCAAGCCAATTTCATCAGTGTCAAAGGACCTGAGCTGCTCACCATGTGGTTTGGAGAGAGCGAGGCCAATGTCCGTGAAATTTTTGACAAGGCCAGACAATCTGCACCCTGTGTCCTCTTCTTTGATGAGCTCGATTCTATTGCTACTCAG AGGGGAAGCAGTGTTGGAGATGCTGGTGGAGCAGCTGATCGGGTTCTGAACCAACTTCTGACTGAAATGGACGGCATGAACGCAAAGAAGACCGTTTTTATAATTGGGGCCACGAACAGGCCTGATATAATTGACCCTGCACTTCTGCGACCTGGTCGACTTGACCAGTTAATTTATATCCCACTCCCAGATGAAGACTCGCGCCATCAGATTTTCAAGGCGTGTCTTAGAAAATCTCCGCTCTCAAAAGATGTCGATTTGAGAGCTCTTGCCAAATATACTCAGGGATTCAGTGGAGCTGATATCACTGAGATCTGTCAACGGGCCTGCAAATATGCCATAAGGGAGAACATTGAGAAA GAtatagaaaaggaaaggaaacgAAGCGAGAATCCTGATTCTATGGATGAGGATGCTGATGATGAGATAGCAGAGATTACGCCCTCGCATTTTGAGGAGTCTATGAAGTATGCACGACGAAGTGTGAGTGATGCAGATATACGTAAATACCAGGCATTTGCTCAGACCTTACAGCAATCTCGAGGTTTTGGAACTGAATTTCGGTTTGCTGAGGCAAGTGGTGGGGCTGATGCAACTGACCCCTTTGCAACTTCTAATGCTGGAGCTGATGATGATGACTTGTATAGCTAA